CGCCGCGCCACCGCCCCGCCCGCCGCCCTCGACCTGCTCGCCAAGGCCCGCACCGGACTGGTCGAGGCCGCCTCGCTCGACCGGCCCCACGAGCGGTACGCCACCGCCCACCTCGCCGCCCTGCGGGCCGCGGCCGCCGTGCTCGCCGCCCGGGGCAGGCCCGAGACCGCACCCCGCCACCGGCAGCGCATAAGGAGCGCCTGGGAGCTGCTTCCCCAGCTCGCGCCCGAGCTGACCGAGTGGAGCGCCCTCTTCGCCTCCGGAGCCCAGCGCAGGGCCCGCGCCGAGGCCGGCATCACGAGCGCGGCGACCCGGCGCGAGGCCGACGACCTGCTCCGGGACGCCGCCCTGTTCCTGCGGCTGGTCGAGCGGCTGCTCGTCCTCCCGCCGGTGCTGCCCCGCCAGCCGGGGGCCGGAGAGGCCGGCGGATGATCCGAAACGCAGGCCCGAGGCCATAGGGTGGGGAGCGTCCGTACCCGTCACCGAGGAGTCAACAGCCGTGCCGGACCCTTCCCCTGTCTTCGGTCGAGAGGCGTCGTCGCGACCGTCGCGCGCCTCCCTGCGTACCGCCGTCGTCTGGGACGTCCTCAAGGACGCCCTCGACCGCCGGGCCAAGGCCACCGGGAAGGACAGCCTCGATGTCCTCGACACGGGCGGCGGCTCCGGGAACTTCGCCGTACCGGCGGCCCGCCTCGGTCACCGCGTCACCGTCGTCGACCCCAGCCCCAACGCGCTCTTCGCGCTGGAGCGGCGGGCCGCCGAGGCCGGGGTCGCCGACCGGGTCACCGGTGTCCAGGGAGACGTCCGGGGTCTCTTCGACGTGGTCGAGCGCGAGGGGTACGACGTCGTGCTCTGCCACGGCGTCCTGGAGTACGTCGACGACCCCGCCGAGGGCGTGCGGAACGCGGTCGCCGCGCTCCGCACCGGCGGCAGCCTCAGCCTGCTCGCCGCCGGGCTCGGCGGCGCCGTGCTGGCCCGCGCGCTCGCCGGACACTTCACCGAGGCCCGGCACGCGCTGACCGACCCCGACGGCCGCTGGGGCGCGGGCGACCCCGTGCCCCGGCGCTTCACCGCCGAACAGCTCGCCGAGCTGACGGCGGACGCCGGACTCGAGATCGGCGCCGTGCACGGCGTCCGGGTCTTCGCCGACCTGGTTCCGGGCGTCCTCGTGGACACCGAGCCGGGGGCCGCGGAGGCCCTGCTCAAGCTGGAGGCCGCGGCCGCGGAGCTGCCCTCCTTCCACGCCATCGCCACCCAGCTGCACGTTCTCGGCGAGAAGCGCGCCTGACAGCCACCGGCACCCGTTCGGCGGTGCGGGCGGCGGGCGTCGATGGAGTACGCCACTGCCCGCCCGATCTGGGGTTCAGCCCCGTATGATCGGGGGACACCATCCGGCATGACGGAGATGGCGCTGGGGAATCAACGCCTCAGCAACCGATCCGCATGGCGGCCCGGATTGGCTTTTCGGCATTGTGGGCGGGTTTCACGGGGGCGATTCCCTGCCTATCCTGAAAGGGCCGCAAACCGGTCGCCCCCGCGACCGACGACTAGGAGGACTCCGTGCCGCTCTCGGAGCACGAGCAGCGAATGCTCGAGCAGATGGAGCGAGCGCTGTACGCCGAAGATCCCAAGTTCGCGACAGCGCTCGAGGGAAGCGGGCTGCGTACGTACACCCGCCGACGGGTTTACCAGGCAGTCGCCGGCTTCCTGGTGGGTATCGCGCTCCTCATGGCCGGAATGGTCGCACAGCAGATCTGGATCAGCGTGGTGGGATTCCTCGTCATGCTGGGCTGCGCGGTCCTGGCGGTCACCGGATGGCGCAAGGCGCCCAAGCCAGGTGAGCAGCAGGCCAGTGGCGGGACGGCGACCGGTGGTCGCCAGACCCGGCAGCGACGCTCCACCATGAATCGGATCGAAGAGCGGTGGCAGCGCCGCCGCGACGAACAGCAGGGCGGCGGCCACTGACGGCCCCCTGAGCGGCAGCCCCGCACCCCTTACACGACCGAGCCCCGCAGGGCCCGCGCCACGACGCGCGATGCCCTGCGGGGCTCGGCCGTACCCCTGGGGGTAGGGGAACGGGCCGGGGAGGGGCGAGGCCGCCGATGGCGGCCCCGCCCCTCCCCGGCCGTCAGCCCGCTTCGCGGGGGGTGCGGCGGAACAGGGACGTCGTGCGCGACACCAGCGTGTGGCGGCGTACCGACCACGTGGCCGTCGCGGACGACCAGCGGGCCGAAGCCTCCCAGCGGAGGCGGACCGCCGAGCGCGGGGCCAGGGTGGCGCGGAGGCGCGCAGCGCGGTCGGCGCTCGCGTGGAAACCCGCCCTGATCCGGGCGGCCTCCTCGGCGAGCCCCGGGGCCGGCACGGGCCGGGGCGCGTAGAGCGCTTCCTCCACCGCGCGGGCCACGCGGTGCACCGCGTCCGCCGGTTCGCCCTGAAGCTCACCCAGTCGGACCATTCGCGCCGCCGTCTTCCGCGGCGTCATCGACTCGTCCGGCTCGACCCCGTAGTCCCAGGCCGTGTCGGTGATCTCCCGCCAGACCGCGAGCGTGCGCGCCGCCAGGTCCTCCGGGCCTCGTCCGCCGCCCGGACCGAGCCGGCGGGCCCGCACACGGGTCCGCCACAGCGCCGGAACGAACGGTACGGCGAGCACCAGGAGCGTCCCCAGGGACAGCAGCACCACCTTCAGCGGATCCGTACCGGAACCGTCCGAGAAGTCACCGCCCACGGCGGCGTCCGGACCGCAGTCGCCGAGCTTCTTCATCTGCGGCGTGCAGCTCTCCGAGGCGCTCGGCGCGGCGGACGGCTGCGCCGAGGCGCTCTGCTGGGGCTGCGTGGGACCGGTGGCCGTGCCCGAGGGCGTGTTCTGCCGGGTGTACGCCGGGGTGGAGCCCCGCGACGGCGTCGGCTCGAACCGCATCCAGCCCGCCCCGTCGAAGTACAGCTCGGGCCAGGCGTGCGCGTCCCGGATGCCGACCGAGACCGAGCCGTCGCTCTGCGTCGTGCCCGGCATGAAGCCGACGGCCACCCGAGCGGGGATGCCGAGGGAGCGGGCCATCGCCGCCATGGAGAAGGAGAAGTGGACGCAGAAGCCCTCCTTGTCCTTCAGGAAGCGCGAGATCGCCTGCGCCCCGGTGCCGGAGGTCACGTCGACGTCGTAGCGGAAGCCGCCGTCCTCGGCGAACCAGTCCTGGAGCTTCACCGCCTTCTCGTAGTCGTTGCGCCCGCCCTTGGTGACCTCCCGGGCCTTCGCCCGCACATCGGCGGGGAGGGACTCGGGGACCTTCGTGTACTCGGCGCGCAGCTTCTCCGGGGCGGTCCCGGCAGCGGCCAGCTGCCCGGACGTGGGCTGCACGTCCAGGCTGGAGACCTGGTAGCGGACGCCGGCGGTGTTCTGGTCGCCGTCGCCGACGAGCATCCGGCCGGTCGGCTCGAAGCGCCACTTCCCGCCGATGTCGACCCGGCCCGCCGGGTACGGCATGGGCAGCCACCGCTGCTCGTACGCGTCGGAGGCGACGATGTTGGTGGTCACCTCGCTGACCTTGACGTCCTGGCCGAGCCCCTCGGGCCACGGCAGCTGCTTCGGCACGTCCTCGATGGGGCGCTGCGAGGACTTCCAGGAGGCGCCGTCGAACTGGTCGAGGGCGACGAGGCGCAGGTACAGGCCGCTGTTGTCGGCGGCGTTGGTCCGGTAGCGGAGGACCTCCCGGTCCTCGGGCTGGCGCAGATTGTCCTGGAGGGAGACCAGCGGGTTCACGGCGGAGATGACGCCGCCCTTGCCCGAACCCCCGTTCCCCTCGCCGCTGCCGCCGCCGAACAGGCCCCCGGAGAGACCCGGCAGCGCGAGCGGCACCACCATGGCGACGCCCATCGCGACGGCGCCGATCCGGCGGCCGGTGCGGGCCGGGGCGAAGGCGGGACCGCCGCTCGCACCCACCGAGCCCGGCCGGCCGGCACGCTGGGCGCCCCCGAAGACCCGCCCCCACTGGGAGAGCCGGTCACGGCCCTCCGCCAGGAGCAGCAGCAGATAGCCGGAGGCCGCGAGGAGGAACCAGAGCCAGCCCGCGCCGCCACCGGAGAGACCGGCGGCCACCGAGTACAGCGCGAGCAGCGGAAGACCGGCCGGGGCCGCCCTGCGGAAGGTGACCGCGAGGGCGTCCACCAGGAGCCCGATCGCGACCACACCGCCGACGAGCATGAGCCGGATGCCCTCGGTGTCCGGCGCCGGGACCGCGTACCGGCCGACGTCCTCGGCGCCCGCCGAGAACAGGTCGACGGTGTACGTGAGGGCCTCCGGGCCGGGGATCAGCCAGAGGACCGCCTGCTCCCGGGCGAAGAACAGGGTCAGCGCGAGCAGCACGACGGCCGCCTGCGCGAGCAGGGTCAGCGGCCGGGCCAGCGGCACCCGCCGGGCCAGCGTGCCCACGCCGCTCACCAGAGCGAGGACGAAGGCCGCCGTGAAGATCCAGTTCGCCGGCTTCACCAGCGGGAGCAGCGCCCCGGCCGCCATCAGGGTGGCGCCCCAGGAGGCGAGGGTCAGCCGTGCGCGGCCGCTCATGACCAACCTCCGTAGGTGTCGGCGGCGGATTCCGCACGGGCTCCGGCCGCCTGCTGCCACACGTCGGCGATCCGCGCCCCGGGTGCCACGGCCAGCGCCGTCCAGCCCGCCTCGCGCAGCTGCCGTACGCGGTTCTCGACCGCCCCGCCGACGGCGCCGCCCGTCAGCCAGCTGCCCGAGTCGAGGACGAAGGCGACGGCCGCGCCGGTCCGCCCGCGCATCCGGGCGGTCAGGGCCGCCTGCTCCTCGTCGAGGTCGCCGAGGAAGGCGATGAGCAGCCCTTCGTTGCCGCCGCGCAGTACGTCGGAGGCGCGGGAGAGCCCGGCCCCTTCGGAGTGGTCGACGATCGCGAGGGTGTCCATCATCAGACCGGCCGTGTCGGCCGAGTCCTGCGTCGAGCCGGCGAAGCCGTCGGAGCCCTCGGGCACCGCGCTGCCGGTGTCGGTGAGCAGCCGGACCGCGTAGCCGCGCTCCAGCATGTGCACCAGGGCGGAGGCGGCGCCGGAGACCGCCCACTCGAAGGCGGAGTCGGGGCCGGTGCCCTGGTAGCCGACCCGGCGGGTGTCGAGGAGCACGGTGCAGCGGGCCCGCTGCGGCTGCTCCTCGCGGCGGACCATCAGCTCGCCGTAGCGGGCGGTCGAGCGCCAGTGCACCCGGCGCAGGTCGTCGCCGTGCCGGTAGGCGCGCGGGATGACGTCGTCGTCGCCGGCGAGCGCGAGGGAGCGCTGCTGCCCGTCGCCGTACCCCGAGGCCTCGCCGGCGAGCTTCACCGGGGGCAGCGCCTCCGTGCGCGGGACGACGGTGAGGGTGTCGTACGCGCTGAAGGCACGCGTCAGCTCGCACATCCCGAAGGGGTCGTTGAGCCGGAGCTGGAGCGGGCCCAGCGGGAAGCGTCCGCGCAGGTCGGAGCGGACCCGGTAGGAGACCTCGCGCCGGCCGCCCGCCTCGACCCGGTCGAGGACGAAACGGGGGCGGGGTCCCAGCATGTACGGCACGTGGTCCTGGAGCATGAGCAGCCCGGTGGGGAGCTTGGAGACGTTCTCCATCCGGAGCTGGACCCGGGCCTCGGAGCCCGCCTCCACCCGCTGCGGGGTGAGGCGGCGGGAGGCCGCGACCCGGTAGCGCGTGCGGTGCAGCACGAGGACGCAGATCAGCGGCAGGGCGGCGAGGAGCAGCCCGACGCGCAGCAGATCGGCCTGGCCGAGGACGTACGCGCAGACGGCGGCGGCCACCCCGGCGGCGAGGAAGGACCGGCCGCGGGTGGTGAGACCGCCGAAGGCGGCCCGCAGACCGCCCCGGTCGTCTTCGCCCCGCTGCCCGTCCGGTACGGCAGCGCCTCTCATCACGGCCGCCGGGCGCCGGGCTGCTGCTGGCCGTAGAGCTGTCCGGCGGGCGGGGTCGCGGCCGGGACGGGGGTGCGCTGGAGGATGTCCTGGACGACCTGCTCGGCGGTGCGCCGGTTCAGCTGGGCCTGCGCCGTCGGCATCAGCCGGTGGGCGAGGACGGGCGCGGCGAGGGCCTGGAGGTCGTCCGGCAGGACGTACTCGCGGCCGCTGAGCGCGGCGGACGCCTTGGCGGCCCGCAGCAGGTGGAGCGTGGCCCGGGGGGAGGCGCCGAGCCGCAGGTCGGCGTGGGTGCGGGTGGCGGCGACGATGTCGACCGCGTACCGGCGGACGGCGTCGGCGACGTGGACCGCGCGCACCGCGTCGATGAGCTTCACGATGTCGTGGGCGTGGGCGACCGGCTGGAGGTCGTCCAGCGGGGACACCGAGCCGTGCGTGTCGAGCATCCGGAGCTCGGCCTCGGCGCTCGGGTAGCCGATGGAGACCCGGGCCATGAAGCGGTCGCGCTGGGCCTCGGGCAGCGGGTAGGTGCCCTCCATCTCCACCGGGTTCTGGGTGGCGACGACCATGAACGGGCCGGGCAGCTCGTACGTCTGGCCGTCGACGGTGACCTGCCGCTCCTCCATGGACTCCAGGAGCGCGGACTGGGTCTTCGGCGACGCGCGGTTGATCTCGTCGCCGATCACGATCTGCGCGAAGATCGCGCCCGGCTTGAACTCGAACTCCCGGCGCTGCTGGTCGAAGATCGACACGCCCGTGATGTCCGAGGGCAGCAGGTCGGGGGTGAACTGGATGCGGCGCACCGAGCAGTCGATGGACCGCGCCAGGGTCTTGGCGAGCATGGTCTTGCCGACGCCGGGGACATCCTCGATGAGGAGGTGACCCTCGGCGAGCAGCACGGTCAGAGAAAGCCGTACGACCTCGGGCTTGCCCTCGATCACACCCTCCACCGACCTGCGGACACGCTCCGCGGTCGTGGTCAGATCAGTGAGGCTCGCTCGATCGTCATAGGTCGTCACCCGGCCCTCCTCGGCCTTCCGGAACACGGACACCTGCCCCCGGGGACATGTTTCGGGGGGTGTCACCCCAGCATTCTTGTTGCCGTGGCCGGGTCGTGTCACTCGCCTGTGGACAAGTGCGGGGGGAATGCCGGGGTTTGACCCGTTGTGCCGGGTCGACTGTTGCCGTATGGAGACGACTAGGCCGGGTCGATCTCGCGCAGAAGACCGGTCGTCACGTCGAAGACGAAGCCCCGGACGTCGTCGGAGTGCAACAGGAACGGGGAGGTCCGCACCCGCTGCATCGACTGCCGGACGTCCTGGTCCACGTCGCGGAAGGCCTCGACCGCCCACGCCGGCCGCTGGCCGACCTCGTCCTCCAGCTCGTGCCGGAAGTCCTCGGTGAGCGATTCGAGACCGCAGCCCGTGTGGTGGACCAGCATGACGCTGCGTGTGCCGAGCGCCCGCTGGCTGATCGTGAGGGACCGGATCACGTCGTCGGTGACCACACCGCCCGCGTTGCGGATGGTGTGGCAGTCGCCGAGCTCGAGACCCAGGGCGGCGTGCAGGTCGAGACGGGCGTCCATACAGGCGACGACGGCGACGCGCAGCACGGGCCGTGCGTCCATTCCGGGGTCGGTGAAGTCGGCGGCGTAGCGCTCGTTCGCCTCGACGAGGCGGTCGGTGACCGTGTCGGCGGTGCGTACGGCGTCGGCAGAGGGGTGCGCGGATGTCGACATGGTTCCGACGTTAACGGGCACAGGGTCGCCGGGCCTGCTGTGAGAGGGGACAAAGAACGCCATTGAGGCTTGTTGTGAGCTAACCCACAGGTGGGGGAAGCCGGGCCCCGAACGAGTGAGCCGTCCGGAATGTCCCACGGGTCCGCCGGCGCCGTGCGACGCGCCAGCCGGTTGATTGACCGGCGGGTCACGTGGACTAAAGTGACGCGAAGTTCACGGAGACATCGAGCGATTTCCGCGGTTTCTCCCCCGTGTGTGCGGCGGTACCTACGGATCGACTCCCTCCCGCTCGCGCTCCTCCCGCTCGCGCGGCAGCCGGTGCGGGGCGGGAGCCCGGCGGTACGTACCACCGCGCCGGATCTGAGAGGGCGCATTGAGCAACGACCGCCACGTCCCGGTGATGCTCCAGCGGTGCCTGGACATGTTGGCCCCCGCACTGGAGCGCCCCGGCGCGGTCGTCGTCGACTGCACCCTGGGCCTCGGCGGCCACAGCGAGGCCCTGCTCCGGCGCTTCCCCGAGGTGCGGCTCGTCGCCCTCGACCGGGACAAGGAGGCGCTGCGCCTCTCCGGCGAGCGCCTCGCCCCCTTCGGGGAGCGCGCCACGCTCGTCCACGCCGTGTACGACGAGCTGCCCGAGGTCCTCGACCGGCTCGGCATCCCCGCGGTCGACGGCGTCCTCTTCGACCTGGGCGTCTCCTCCATGCAGCTGGACGAGGCCGACCGCGGCTTCGCCTACGCGCAGGACGCCCCGCTCGACATGCGCATGGACCAGACGACCGGCATCAGCGCGGCCGAGGTCCTCAACACCTACCCGGCCGGCGAGCTGGTCCGCATCCTGCGGGCGTACGGCGAGGAGAAGCAGGCCAAGCGCATCGTCTCCGCGGTCGTGCGCGAGCGCGAGAAGGAGCCCTTCACCAACAGCGCCCGGCTCGTCGAGCTCATCCGCGACTCCCTGCCGCAGGCGGCCAAGCGCACCGGCGGCAACCCGGCCAAGCGGACCTTCCAGGCCCTGCGTATCGAGGTCAACCGTGAGCTCGACAGCGTCGAGAAGGCGATCCCGGCGGCCGTGAAGGCCATCGGCGTCGGCGGCCGGGTCGTCGTCCTCTCCTACCAGTCGCTGGAGGACCGCATCGTCAAGCAGGTCTTCGCGGCCGGCGCCACGACCACCGCGCCGCCCGGACTCCCGGTCGTCCCGGAGAAGTACCAGCCGCGCCTCCAGCTGCTCACCCGCGGCGCCGAACTCCCCACCGAGGAAGAGGTCGCCGAGAACCGGCGCGCCGCGCCCGCCCGGCTCCGCGGCGCGCAGCGCATCCGGGAGGACGTGCTGTGAGCACGGGGAAGGGGCCCCTCAAAGGGCGGGCCGCGCGGCTCGGACGGCTCATGCCGTCGGGGCCCAGCTCGGCCGCCCGCACCCCCTTCGTCCTGCTCGTCTTCGTGCTCCTCGGCGGCGGGCTCATCGCCCTGCTCCTGCTGAACTCGGCCCTCAACCAGGGCTCCTTCAAGCTGCGCGAGCTCAAGGACAGGACCACCGAGCTCACCGACGAGGAGCAGGCGCTCCAGCGGGACGTGGACGACTACGCGGCCCCCGACGCCCTGGAGCGGCGGGCCCGCGAGCTCGGCATGGTCCCGGGCGGCAGCCCCGCCTTCCTCGGCCCGGACGGCAAGGTGCTCGGCGAGCCCTCGACCGCGGTCGCCCCGAAGCCGAGCCCGAGCGCGAAGCCGGCCCCGCCCGTCTCCTCGAACCCACAGCCGAACACGGCCACGGCCACGTCCCCCACCGGCGGAAGCCCCACCAGTCCGGGCCCCACCGGGTCCGGCCCCGTACGGACAGCGCCCGCACCCGCCTCCCCTACTACCTCCGGCAGGTGACCGAGCAGTGCCCTCCAAGGAGCCCCCCCGCCGCCGCGTCCCCGGCCCCGCCCGGCCCGCCCGGCCCGCACGCCCCCGGCCCGCCTCCGCCGGAGCCCGCCCGTCCCGGCCCGCCGCC
The sequence above is a segment of the Streptomyces sp. NBC_01255 genome. Coding sequences within it:
- a CDS encoding SAV_6107 family HEPN domain-containing protein, which produces MASPSAAAAPRPRPLPLPGSHATPAVSGPASDVHPVPRRATAPPAALDLLAKARTGLVEAASLDRPHERYATAHLAALRAAAAVLAARGRPETAPRHRQRIRSAWELLPQLAPELTEWSALFASGAQRRARAEAGITSAATRREADDLLRDAALFLRLVERLLVLPPVLPRQPGAGEAGG
- a CDS encoding methyltransferase produces the protein MPDPSPVFGREASSRPSRASLRTAVVWDVLKDALDRRAKATGKDSLDVLDTGGGSGNFAVPAARLGHRVTVVDPSPNALFALERRAAEAGVADRVTGVQGDVRGLFDVVEREGYDVVLCHGVLEYVDDPAEGVRNAVAALRTGGSLSLLAAGLGGAVLARALAGHFTEARHALTDPDGRWGAGDPVPRRFTAEQLAELTADAGLEIGAVHGVRVFADLVPGVLVDTEPGAAEALLKLEAAAAELPSFHAIATQLHVLGEKRA
- a CDS encoding DUF3040 domain-containing protein, whose translation is MPLSEHEQRMLEQMERALYAEDPKFATALEGSGLRTYTRRRVYQAVAGFLVGIALLMAGMVAQQIWISVVGFLVMLGCAVLAVTGWRKAPKPGEQQASGGTATGGRQTRQRRSTMNRIEERWQRRRDEQQGGGH
- a CDS encoding transglutaminase TgpA family protein, with protein sequence MSGRARLTLASWGATLMAAGALLPLVKPANWIFTAAFVLALVSGVGTLARRVPLARPLTLLAQAAVVLLALTLFFAREQAVLWLIPGPEALTYTVDLFSAGAEDVGRYAVPAPDTEGIRLMLVGGVVAIGLLVDALAVTFRRAAPAGLPLLALYSVAAGLSGGGAGWLWFLLAASGYLLLLLAEGRDRLSQWGRVFGGAQRAGRPGSVGASGGPAFAPARTGRRIGAVAMGVAMVVPLALPGLSGGLFGGGSGEGNGGSGKGGVISAVNPLVSLQDNLRQPEDREVLRYRTNAADNSGLYLRLVALDQFDGASWKSSQRPIEDVPKQLPWPEGLGQDVKVSEVTTNIVASDAYEQRWLPMPYPAGRVDIGGKWRFEPTGRMLVGDGDQNTAGVRYQVSSLDVQPTSGQLAAAGTAPEKLRAEYTKVPESLPADVRAKAREVTKGGRNDYEKAVKLQDWFAEDGGFRYDVDVTSGTGAQAISRFLKDKEGFCVHFSFSMAAMARSLGIPARVAVGFMPGTTQSDGSVSVGIRDAHAWPELYFDGAGWMRFEPTPSRGSTPAYTRQNTPSGTATGPTQPQQSASAQPSAAPSASESCTPQMKKLGDCGPDAAVGGDFSDGSGTDPLKVVLLSLGTLLVLAVPFVPALWRTRVRARRLGPGGGRGPEDLAARTLAVWREITDTAWDYGVEPDESMTPRKTAARMVRLGELQGEPADAVHRVARAVEEALYAPRPVPAPGLAEEAARIRAGFHASADRAARLRATLAPRSAVRLRWEASARWSSATATWSVRRHTLVSRTTSLFRRTPREAG
- a CDS encoding DUF58 domain-containing protein — translated: MRGAAVPDGQRGEDDRGGLRAAFGGLTTRGRSFLAAGVAAAVCAYVLGQADLLRVGLLLAALPLICVLVLHRTRYRVAASRRLTPQRVEAGSEARVQLRMENVSKLPTGLLMLQDHVPYMLGPRPRFVLDRVEAGGRREVSYRVRSDLRGRFPLGPLQLRLNDPFGMCELTRAFSAYDTLTVVPRTEALPPVKLAGEASGYGDGQQRSLALAGDDDVIPRAYRHGDDLRRVHWRSTARYGELMVRREEQPQRARCTVLLDTRRVGYQGTGPDSAFEWAVSGAASALVHMLERGYAVRLLTDTGSAVPEGSDGFAGSTQDSADTAGLMMDTLAIVDHSEGAGLSRASDVLRGGNEGLLIAFLGDLDEEQAALTARMRGRTGAAVAFVLDSGSWLTGGAVGGAVENRVRQLREAGWTALAVAPGARIADVWQQAAGARAESAADTYGGWS
- a CDS encoding AAA family ATPase, translated to MTTYDDRASLTDLTTTAERVRRSVEGVIEGKPEVVRLSLTVLLAEGHLLIEDVPGVGKTMLAKTLARSIDCSVRRIQFTPDLLPSDITGVSIFDQQRREFEFKPGAIFAQIVIGDEINRASPKTQSALLESMEERQVTVDGQTYELPGPFMVVATQNPVEMEGTYPLPEAQRDRFMARVSIGYPSAEAELRMLDTHGSVSPLDDLQPVAHAHDIVKLIDAVRAVHVADAVRRYAVDIVAATRTHADLRLGASPRATLHLLRAAKASAALSGREYVLPDDLQALAAPVLAHRLMPTAQAQLNRRTAEQVVQDILQRTPVPAATPPAGQLYGQQQPGARRP
- a CDS encoding beta-class carbonic anhydrase translates to MSTSAHPSADAVRTADTVTDRLVEANERYAADFTDPGMDARPVLRVAVVACMDARLDLHAALGLELGDCHTIRNAGGVVTDDVIRSLTISQRALGTRSVMLVHHTGCGLESLTEDFRHELEDEVGQRPAWAVEAFRDVDQDVRQSMQRVRTSPFLLHSDDVRGFVFDVTTGLLREIDPA
- the rsmH gene encoding 16S rRNA (cytosine(1402)-N(4))-methyltransferase RsmH, with the translated sequence MSNDRHVPVMLQRCLDMLAPALERPGAVVVDCTLGLGGHSEALLRRFPEVRLVALDRDKEALRLSGERLAPFGERATLVHAVYDELPEVLDRLGIPAVDGVLFDLGVSSMQLDEADRGFAYAQDAPLDMRMDQTTGISAAEVLNTYPAGELVRILRAYGEEKQAKRIVSAVVREREKEPFTNSARLVELIRDSLPQAAKRTGGNPAKRTFQALRIEVNRELDSVEKAIPAAVKAIGVGGRVVVLSYQSLEDRIVKQVFAAGATTTAPPGLPVVPEKYQPRLQLLTRGAELPTEEEVAENRRAAPARLRGAQRIREDVL
- a CDS encoding FtsB family cell division protein; protein product: MSTGKGPLKGRAARLGRLMPSGPSSAARTPFVLLVFVLLGGGLIALLLLNSALNQGSFKLRELKDRTTELTDEEQALQRDVDDYAAPDALERRARELGMVPGGSPAFLGPDGKVLGEPSTAVAPKPSPSAKPAPPVSSNPQPNTATATSPTGGSPTSPGPTGSGPVRTAPAPASPTTSGR